In Desulfobulbus oralis, one DNA window encodes the following:
- the queC gene encoding 7-cyano-7-deazaguanine synthase QueC, whose translation MQDEKKAVILLSGGLDSTTVLAMAKDRGFACHCLSFRYGQRQELELEKAQHIARHFGASHLILRVDLDIIGGSALTTGAAVPKDRPMNTVGQDIPATYVPGRNIIFLAHALAWAEVLGADDIFLGINAMDYSGYPDCRPEFLEAFARMASLGTRAGVQGRAFRFHAPLQYLSKKEIIVRGLALGVDYSMTHSCYDPVDGRACGHCDACRLRLKGFAEAGAQDPAPYAS comes from the coding sequence ATGCAGGACGAAAAAAAGGCGGTCATTCTGTTGAGCGGCGGTTTGGATTCCACAACCGTGTTGGCCATGGCCAAGGACAGGGGCTTTGCCTGTCACTGCCTGAGTTTTCGTTATGGCCAGCGCCAGGAGCTGGAGCTGGAAAAAGCGCAGCACATAGCCCGCCATTTCGGGGCCAGTCATCTGATTTTGCGGGTGGACCTGGATATCATCGGCGGTTCCGCGCTCACCACCGGCGCGGCCGTGCCCAAAGACCGGCCCATGAATACCGTGGGGCAGGACATTCCGGCCACCTACGTGCCGGGCCGGAACATCATCTTTCTGGCGCATGCGCTTGCCTGGGCCGAGGTGCTCGGGGCAGACGACATCTTCCTGGGCATCAACGCCATGGATTACAGCGGCTATCCGGATTGCCGGCCGGAATTTTTAGAGGCTTTCGCCCGCATGGCGAGCCTTGGCACCAGGGCGGGCGTGCAGGGCAGGGCGTTTCGTTTTCACGCCCCGCTGCAGTATTTGAGCAAGAAGGAAATTATTGTGCGGGGTCTGGCGCTGGGTGTGGATTACAGTATGACGCATAGCTGCTACGACCCGGTGGACGGGCGGGCCTGCGGGCATTGCGACGCCTGCCGCCTGCGACTGAAGGGCTTTGCCGAGGCCGGAGCGCAGGACCCGGCCCCCTATGCGTCATGA
- the sfsA gene encoding DNA/RNA nuclease SfsA yields MLLPEKRLAGTLLRRYKRFLAEVRLDDGAELTVHCPNSGAMLGCSEPGSRVIISCADNPARKYAWTLEMVRGPVCWIGVHTGRTNQVVHEGLERGLIDAFGRISSIRREVTLGRHVRLDFLLHTGTGRVYLEVKQCSLAEDGIGLFPDAVTARGAKHMRELAALAAGGEQAAVLFCVPRTDVQLCSVARRIDPGYAQAVEQAMAAGVRFLAWQAEVRPEAVGMTRQIPFHLNIG; encoded by the coding sequence ATGCTGCTGCCTGAAAAACGGCTGGCAGGCACACTGCTCAGACGGTACAAGCGCTTTCTGGCCGAGGTGCGTCTGGACGATGGCGCTGAACTGACCGTGCACTGTCCCAATTCAGGAGCCATGCTGGGTTGTTCGGAGCCGGGCAGCCGGGTCATCATTTCCTGTGCGGACAACCCGGCCAGGAAATATGCGTGGACGCTCGAAATGGTGCGTGGCCCGGTCTGCTGGATCGGCGTGCACACCGGCCGCACGAATCAAGTCGTGCATGAAGGTCTGGAGCGGGGTCTCATAGACGCCTTTGGCCGGATCAGCAGTATCCGGCGGGAGGTGACTTTGGGCCGCCATGTCCGGCTGGATTTTCTTTTGCACACCGGCACAGGCCGGGTGTATCTGGAGGTCAAGCAGTGTTCGCTGGCGGAGGACGGCATCGGCCTGTTTCCGGATGCGGTGACCGCGCGGGGCGCGAAACACATGCGGGAGCTGGCGGCCCTGGCGGCAGGCGGCGAGCAGGCGGCAGTGCTCTTCTGCGTGCCGCGGACAGACGTGCAGCTCTGCTCGGTGGCACGCCGGATTGATCCCGGCTACGCGCAGGCCGTGGAGCAGGCCATGGCTGCAGGCGTGCGCTTTCTGGCCTGGCAGGCCGAAGTGCGGCCGGAAGCCGTGGGCATGACACGGCAGATTCCCTTTCATCTGAATATCGGTTGA
- a CDS encoding glyceraldehyde 3-phosphate dehydrogenase NAD-binding domain-containing protein, with protein sequence MKLGLNGLGRIGKLSLWNHVTKKYFPELVVNLGRDVGCGLQDLAAAIEKDSTYGRLSTYVNGYRGGRVIENLDEAAGTMTINGTPVTFLRQARNPKDIDWKSHQVRLVVDTTGQFRDPTADPDEGRGSCRGHLLAGAEKVIVSAPFKIKAKGLAMPEDAITTVMGINDDDFDPACHTIISAASCTTTCLSYMIKPLLDHFGAKRLLSASMVTVHASTGTQEVLDRLPAAGASDLRKNRSILNNIILTTTGAAKALSLVIPEMQSIGFIAESVRIPTTAGSLIVLVLNLQDELDNPVKRNLINEIYEEYAKTSPYLVFSAEQNVSSDIMGMPKAAVVIESTEIHTRTATVRVNLDQLKNVKIEGASSSILEVPFTQAVIYGWYDNELGSYTNMLGELSKTVADQML encoded by the coding sequence ATGAAACTCGGACTGAACGGGCTTGGAAGAATCGGCAAACTTTCTCTGTGGAACCACGTCACAAAAAAATATTTCCCGGAACTGGTCGTCAATCTGGGCCGGGACGTGGGCTGCGGCCTGCAGGATCTCGCGGCTGCGATCGAAAAGGATTCCACCTATGGCCGCCTCAGCACCTATGTCAACGGCTACAGGGGCGGCCGGGTGATTGAAAACCTGGACGAGGCGGCCGGCACCATGACCATCAACGGCACCCCGGTCACCTTTCTGCGTCAGGCGAGAAATCCGAAAGACATTGACTGGAAGAGCCACCAGGTCCGTCTTGTGGTGGACACCACCGGCCAGTTCAGGGATCCGACCGCCGACCCGGACGAGGGCAGGGGTTCCTGCCGCGGCCATCTTCTGGCCGGGGCGGAAAAGGTCATCGTGTCCGCTCCGTTCAAAATCAAGGCCAAAGGCCTGGCCATGCCCGAAGACGCCATCACCACCGTCATGGGCATCAATGACGACGACTTCGACCCCGCGTGCCACACCATCATTTCGGCAGCCTCCTGCACCACCACCTGCCTGTCCTACATGATCAAGCCCCTGCTCGATCATTTCGGGGCCAAGCGACTGCTCTCCGCCTCCATGGTCACGGTTCACGCCTCGACCGGCACCCAGGAGGTACTGGATCGCCTCCCTGCCGCCGGGGCGAGCGATCTGCGCAAAAACCGCTCGATCCTCAACAACATCATCCTGACCACAACCGGCGCGGCCAAAGCACTCTCACTCGTTATCCCTGAGATGCAATCCATTGGTTTCATTGCTGAATCGGTGCGCATCCCCACCACAGCCGGCTCGCTGATCGTCCTGGTGCTCAATTTGCAGGACGAGCTGGACAACCCGGTCAAACGCAATCTCATCAACGAGATTTACGAAGAATACGCCAAGACCAGCCCCTACCTCGTCTTTTCAGCGGAGCAGAACGTGTCCTCCGACATCATGGGCATGCCCAAGGCGGCGGTGGTCATCGAATCCACAGAAATTCATACCCGCACCGCCACGGTACGGGTCAATCTGGATCAGTTGAAAAACGTAAAAATCGAGGGCGCCAGCTCCTCCATTCTGGAGGTGCCCTTCACCCAGGCGGTCATCTACGGCTGGTACGACAATGAACTGGGCAGCTACACCAACATGCTGGGCGAGCTGAGCAAAACCGTTGCCGACCAGATGCTGTGA